taggataacattgaatcacttttataaacgttagggatacaaataggacgatttaaacgttagggacataCAAATAGAACTTACTCCAAACGTgagggacaaaaatgatactttactctttatttaaatattgaatAGTGTTCATCATGTCTGATCAAGAAAAGAAATACGAATGTGATTAATGTGATAAAAAGTTTTCAACTTCAAAAAATTTGCGCGGCCATAAAAGCAAGTCTCACAATCCAGTTACTTATAATCCAAGTAATTATATTATATGCAACAAATACTTCGACATTCTATCGTTGCTACAAGTTCATATGAAGGAAGAACACGGTTATTATACATTCTTGTGAATGTTAAGGTATTTGAAATAAGTCCATGAGTTATGTTAGTTAAAGTTTAGAATGAGAATCAAtaattattgtattttatttattactttattaagaattttcttaaaaaatttaatttagaaaTTGTTATCCTATTAATTAGGATTTTAGGGTTATAGTTTATTTTATATGGGTCCTTATTACGTATGtacatatcttttttttatttgttaaatttgtacaattatattttattaataaaaaaattagagattaaATTCTAGTCTTTGTaagtgtttttttatttttattaatatatggTCAATATGAATTTTTACGGGTAATATCTTTGATTTTTTGAagtgaaattttatttattgtgaTATAGCAAttcttgttaattatttttattaaaaatccaaaatattaattaaaactttaaacATTTACCAAGTGTAAGGCTTGTGTATTGATGCATACTATTAAATAATTAACCTTGTatgtaatatatatttataaaaatgttaagtatatataaaaaaattaaccagTAACTATGATATAttggcatatatatatatatatttattttgttttacatagttaatatatattttatacaaatggttaattttgtataaaatatatattaccaTATTCATGGAAGTCGTTAATTATTGTCTCTCCCACAACCCTTTTATTCACTTAGCTTGTTGAATCTTTTCCTGCCAAAGCTTCAAGAATGATACATGgtggtaaaatatatatatagattatGGAAACACAGCTAAGGAGACAATAAATTAGTATGATATGTATAAAATGAAGCATACCGTATGTTCATATTCTCATATGTTGTAAAGAATAGCTTATTATATATTTCCATATTCCTTGTTGATATATATTGTATGACCTTCGCAAAACTTACCAATAACAAGTCatgcaaataattaattatatttcgATAATTAATGAAAAATAGGGAGCAGGTATATGTATCCCCCATCCAAAAGATTATATAAAGGATATAGCCACACTTTGTATTCTATATCATGCTTTCCATGTGATTATTATATTGATAGAAAATTTAATGAGATAGATACCAATTTGATACTTCAAAGATTTTGGTGTTGATAAAATGatatttgatttttgttattgataaaataatttttgaatgattttaaaatttgaaaagtgTGTCCTCAAACTCGTCAGAACACACCTCTCATGAAAAAGACGCTGAGATGGCCATcgaatttttctaatataacatATCTCTTTAGATAATTACTAAATTgtcttttataattaatttaaaaattaaaaattcccAATTTTTTGCCCTAAATTTTACTAAGCTGGAAAATATGCATTGACCTCTTTTTTTATTACCGTCCGCCACCTCCCTCCCCTCTTACGGTCACCCGCCACCTTCCTCTCTCTCATTGCCAAGCTCATCCGTCTTACTGTTTTTCTTTCTCGCTTTTAAAGTTGGCGTAATAACTGtttatgtataaaataaaattcgaatttTCGATACCTACTTAAACAAACGAATGAGTTAATCACTAAACCAACTTAATTActtaaattttagtttaatagatcattatttttaaaaaatttaccaCAACAATAACAACCATCCCCACgttaaattaaataatgaaagagtaaaatcaaattttttaaatgtattcgtttaataaatttttaaatatttagtttaaaaatgaatcattttaaaatataataatacagattaaatatttatataaaattattttacatagtAAAAGTTagatacaatatatatatatatatatatatatatatatatatatataagcattATATTATTTTCATCATGTTTACATAAATAACTAACTAATAGTGTATTACtgtatcaataaaaataattagtgttCATTCATTATTTAAAGATCAtctaaaaaatttgattggataatcatttataattttttattacatcaaaattaaaatttttatggtCACATTTTGTccaataaaaaaaggaaaaaaagatagataaatactgactttttaaaatttttacaattacatttttgataaaatttaaatacaaaaaagtctCTGACTTTAACAAACGGAAGACACTTTAATCCTTCCGTCTATTTGTCTCTCATACACTAAACGAAATTGGCTGACGTGGATGAAACGGTGTCCAGGTGTCCGTTACGGTGCCACACTGGAAAAGGaataaagttcgaaggacaaataagtCATTGACTTTATTTTGCAaataaagttcgaaggacaaatagATCATTGAGAATTTAGTTCATTATGCTTTTATAtgtatcatatattactatctaattcaataatcaaatgtgtcacatgacactcttattaaaattgagagaaaatattttttttttaaaaattaataaactcccttcctaaattctctcatctacctttttccatttttctatttctctctactatttttactctatatataatttatattttatattagtaatttgacaaatcaaaatacgTCATccgatatttttttacaattcaCATATTTTAAATATGAAAGTATACACGTTacatcattttaaattttagatagcgaatgttaaaattaattattaataaaaaattagactttttcatataaaaaataataactaaaaatcttattatttaaatttttatctacaTATATCTTGGTCTTCTTAGCAAGAGACTTTTGTCAACTTACGACTTTTTTGTAAAAGaagtttgattttataaatcttttgtgcCATGCATAATTTATACTGTCACAAAGTGaactataatttttaaaaaaaaaattcccgTAATGTTATTACGGATAAAATACTAGTTCTAATAAATACACAAATGTACTAATGTTAACTTCATACATGAATGATGCACAAGTGAACTAATGCTAACTTGATGCATAAATGAACTAATGCTAACTAATGCCACTGGTATGATGAAAAATGAATTAATGTAATTTAACAAAatctaatataatacacaaatgcaCTATTTAATACAGATAATCTAAATTGCAGAATACAACAAATTAACTAGATTTCAAAATACAAgcataattttataaactaaattcTCATAATAGAAGTATAATAGAAGCATAATGAACTAAATTCTCAAGAacctatttgtccttcgaactttattCCCCTTCCAGCGTGGCACCATAACGGACATCTAGACACCGTTTCACCTACGTCAGCCAGTTTCGTTTGGTGTATGAGCGGCAAATAGACAGAATCATTAAATTGTCCTCTGTCAGAGACCtctttttgtatttaaattttgtcagaaatatatttgtcaaaaatttaaaaagtctTGGACCTATCTATCTTTTTCGCCAACATATTCGGTTATTCactttgattataaaaaaaaaaaagaaaaggccaaatatttcataaatatgaatattttttatttcgtGAATATAAATATTTGGCGCGTGAGAGAGGGGTTTTAGTTCACGCAGCGCAAGCTTCAAGCAGGGATTTtggctctctctctcttctctgcAAATTCACCATGGCCGACGAAGACTACGATGACATCGATATGGGGTTAATCTCTCTATATCTCTCCTTGTTATATGCATAAATCAGAGTTTGTGgagattaaaatttaaaatctcgTCTGTGTTTCTTCGATGGATTCGTTTTATTCATTATTAgggtttttttaattttttattttgaggtTCGGATTTGGTCACTGTTACAAAATTACCTATTAGCTACTGCGTTTCCTGCTTTTACAATTTCAATGCTTAGTTAGAGCTCTCTATTCTGCTTCTTCAATTTGTTTATTGCTAACTTGTTATCGAGAGATTTCTCATATACAAAGAATGTTGATGATGCAGATATGAAGATGAACCCCCAGAGCCTGAGATTGAGGTATAGAAATTTTTGGCCTTTTGCTATGTTTTTATccccctttttatttatttattttgtacaAGTATATATGGTTATGGAACATGGGATTGAACGATTCAATGAAATTTATTGGTGGATTCTTTGATTTTGATGGGCAGGAGGGGGCAGAGGAGGATGTTGATAACAACAAAAATGAGGACATAACTGGAGAGCCTCTTGAGGTCGATGACAAGGAAGATGAACAACCGGTGGAGCGGCCTCGAAAGACTTCGAAGTACATGACCAAGTACGAGCGTGCCCGGATTCTGGGTACCCGTGCTCTCCAAATCAGGTTGCATTCTAACTCCCTGATGTTTAGGGTCTGTGTAGCTTTAGAAAGAATTTGTTGTGTTCAATATTTA
The Arachis stenosperma cultivar V10309 chromosome 7, arast.V10309.gnm1.PFL2, whole genome shotgun sequence genome window above contains:
- the LOC130940576 gene encoding DNA-directed RNA polymerases II, IV and V subunit 6A-like, whose product is MADEDYDDIDMGYEDEPPEPEIEEGAEEDVDNNKNEDITGEPLEVDDKEDEQPVERPRKTSKYMTKYERARILGTRALQISMNAPVMVELEGETDPLEIAMKELRERKIPFTIRRYLPDGSFEDWGVDELIVEDSWKRQVGGGN